Genomic window (Streptomyces cadmiisoli):
CGTCAACACACTTGCGTGTTCTCTGTTCACGGGCCACAACTCGACCACGTGATGCGGAGCATCAATCTCCGGCCGGACTCGTGAAGCCTCATCACTGGCCCCAGGCTGTGCTGTTCTACTGGCACGGCAGGTGTGCAAGGCAGCCGGTCGCGCCTCCGCCAGGGCGACGCGGACCACGAAGTGACAATACGTGCACGACGGACCGGCAGAGAGTCTCGGCGTGGGCCATAGGACCTATTCACCGCCCCACGTCCGTATGAGAATCCTTATGGCACATACCGGCGGTGCCCGTCACGCCGGGTCGGCTGCCGCGGCCAGAATCCGGGCGAGCTCATCGGACTTGGTGATCACGGGCCAGTGCCCCGAGTCGATGTCAGCGAAATCGACGTGCTTGGCCCGAGCGAGCTCCGGGACATCGCCGGAGTCGATCCACTCCCGAGCCTGCCCGGGCGTGAACTCGGTGCACACGACCACCACCGGGACATCAAAGCGCCGTTCGTCTTCCAGCCGGACCACGCCCTTGGCCACCCCTTCCGGCACGGGGATCGCGCCGGTCTCCAGCTCCCGCCTGGCCGCTTCATCGAGGTCGGCGGCATCCGGCCCCTCGAAAGGACCCCAGCCGGGGAATGGCATCACGCCGTCCTTCACCTCGAAGAAGTCGGCGTAGGGCAGACCATCGGTGGTCGGAAAGCCGCCGATGAGGGCGACCTTCGCCACCTGCTCCGGCCTCCGGTCGGCGGCCATCCAGGCCAGCGAGCAGGCAGCAGAATGCCCCACCACCATGGGCTTGCCCGGCGTGGCATCCACGGCTGCGAGCACCGCAGCCAGCTGGTCACCGAGCGTGGCGGACGCGGAGCCGTCTCCCTGGCCCGGCAGGGTGAGCGGCACCGGTCGATGGCCGAGGTCTTCCAGCGCGGACGCGACGTTCCCCCACACAGATCCACTCAGCCACAGGCCGCCGATCAGCAGGATGTCCATGGTCAATCTCCCCTCTTCCGGTTCAGGAGTGCCACCGTAGAAGGAGATCCGGACAATCCACTACCGGTACGCGCTGCAACCTCCCGCCGCCCCACCCGACACCCGGCCGCCACCCCCAGACGCAACCAGACCGGGCGCCCCCAAGCGTTTGAAGCGAAGTCATGGGAATGCGACCGTAGGACGGCTCGGCGGAGCGGACTAGCCTGCTCCCGTGCCGAACGATCTCAGCCCCACCGCGCGAGCACTCCGCGTGCTCGAGATCCTCCAGACCCGCCCCGGAACGACAGCCGGCGAGCTCGCCGGTCGCTTGGGAGTCACGGAGCGGGCCGCACGCCGGTACGTCGGCATCCTCAAAGAAGCCGGCATACCCGTCGAGTCGGCCCGGGGGCCGCACGGCGGATATCGCCTCGGGCGCGGAACCCGGCTGCCCCCTGTGCACTTCACGCAGGCCGAAGCGCTCGGCATCGTGATGGCGGTCCTCAGTGTCGAGCCGGCTGCGAGCGACACCGGGAACTTGATCGGTACGGCCTTGGGCAAAGTCGTGAAGGCACTTCCGGAGAGCGTCGGCCAGCAAGCGGCACTGCTGCGCCAGTACGCGTCAGCTGTGCCCGACCCTTATACGGTCCGCCCGGATCCAGCCGTGACCAGTTCTCTTGTCGATGCCGTCGCCGACCGACGCCGCGTGCGAGTCACATACCGCAGCGACAACGGTAACGAATGGGAGGCCGAGGTGGACCCCTGGTCCATCGTCATCCGCTACGGCCGCTGGTACTTGCTGTGCCACTCCCACCGCGCCGACGCGATCCGCACGTACCGCATCGACCGGGTCCACTCCGTCCGCCCGACTGAGCACGGGTTCAAGCCCCCCGAAGACCTCGACCCGGTGGCCGTGCTCGAGGAGAACCTGGGTAAGGGGTGGGAGTTCTCCACCCGAGTCATATTCGACGCGCCCCTGCGTGAGGTGGCCCCCTGGATCCGGCCCCCTATGGGACGGCTGGAGCCCTTGGGAGACGGATGCGTGCTGGTCGGCAGCACACGCAATCCAGACATGTATGCACAAGAATGGCTGGCCAGGATACCCTTCTCGTTCCGCGTCGATGGCGGGAAGGAACTACGCACAGCAGTCTCCACGCTCGCTACGCGTCTCACTGCCGCAGTGAATGACCAGCCCTGACGGGAGTTGCAGAGCCGGTCGACAACAGACGTCTTTCCCGCGGAGGTGTTCACGCCTTGCAAGGCACCGGGCGATCCAGAGGGCAGTTGCCGAAGCGCCGTACACAGACGCTGTAGTAGGCCCGCGCGGAGCAGTTCACGGCGCCACGACCCGGCACCCCGTTCACCGTCGGTGCAGGTCGAGACGGCCGCCTTCTGTCACTTCCGGCTCCCTCAGTACGCCGACGTCCCCCGCGCCAAGGTCCAAGTCATGCAGACCACAGTCGCCATCGGGCCCTCACCCACTTCCCTCCGGTCGCGCCGGCCTTCGCCAATGCCCGGCGGGACGCGACCGGCGCCCGCTTCATCCGGCTCCCCTGACCCGCGCCCGCGTCTGGCCCGCCCTCCACACGGCCGGTGGACGGTCAGCCGAGGGAGAGCAGCTCCTCGTAGAAGCCGCCGAACTCCCTCTCCCGGTCGACCAGATGGACCTCCAGTATCCAGTGGCAGGTCTGGCCGGCCTTGTCGGTGCGGCGCAGCGGGGTGTCGTTGTCGGGGGTGATGTACGACTCCGTTTCCGCGCCGTCGATCCGCTCGTGCGGGAACTCGCCCACCAGGTGCCCGGCGTGCCAGCCGCCCAGTGCCCAACCGGCCTCCGCCGCGTAGCGCTCCACCTCGGCGTACAACTGCTTTCCGGTGATGTCGTCGTGCTTGGTGAAGTACCGCTTGCCGGCAGCGAAGATCTCCGACAGGTCGTCGCGCAAGCGGTGCTTGACGGGGTCGTCGCCGAGTACGAACGTCCGGCCGAAGTCGGCCTCGTAGTCCTCGAAGATGGGGCCGAAGTCGGCGAACACGATGTCATCCTCGCCGATCACCCGGTCCGGCGGGTTCTCCCGGTACGGCCGCAGAGTGTTCGGCCCGGAGCGCACGATCCGCTTGTGCCAGTGTCGGGTGGTCCCGAACAGCTCGTCCGCGAGGTCCCGGACCCGGTCGCTGACCGCCCGCTCTCCCGCGCCCGGCGCGACCAGCCCACGCTTCTCGATCACCGCGAAGAGTCGTTCGGCCTTGGCCTGGGCGTCCAGCAGTCGCGCCGCGCGCGTGGATTCGTCCTTCGCCATGGCTCATAACCTAGCCAGCGTGATCGTCTCGGGCAACGACTTGTGCACGGGCGAGCAGTTAGGGCCAGAGCATGTGGCGCACCCACGGGCTGTGGCGATCGCGGCGTTCGTAGCGCAGCCGATTGTGGAGGCGGCCCTTGTCCGCCTGCCAGAACTCGATCTCGGACGGAACGAGAGTGTGGAGCGTCCACTCCGGGCTGATCAGATCGGGTTCGGCCTCGATGCGGGCCAGGGCCGCACGGAACGCGCGGTCACGCTCTTCGGCATCGGTCAGATGCTCGCTCTGGCGCCCGAGCAGAACCTCAGCGCGAGCCGAGGGAGCGCGCGCCAGCAGATCCGCAGCGCTCTGCTCGGCGGAGGCCGGTTCGTCCGTGCCTCGCAGCCGGACCTGCCGGCCTTGGAGAGGCCAGTAGAAGGTGAGTGCCGCGCGGGGCCGGCCGCCCAACTGGCGGCCCTTGGGACTGCCGGAGTGGACGGCGAACTGCCAGCCGTCGGTGTCCACGTTCTTCAGGATGAGTACGCGGGCGTCCGGGCCGCCGTCCTCACCGATGGTCGACAGGGTCATGGCGTGCGGGTCGGGCACGCCCGCGGCGACGGCCTCCCGCAGCCATTCGAGGAACAACTCGACCGGATCGGCCGGGGCAGCGGCGGGATCGAAATCCGGTAGCGGGCCGGCGAACACCTCCAGACTCCGCAGCCACTGCCTCACGTCCAGGTGCTGCGCGGTGTCCTTGCGCTCCAGATAGGCCCACGCATTCGTTCCCGACCGCAGCGTCACCCTGACGCGAACGTAGTCGTCGACCTCGTAGTCGTCGGCCATGGCGAGTTCGGTGTCGCTGATGACGAACACCTGGCCCTCGACGGTGTCCTGTGGGTCCGGAGAGACGACGACCATGGGGTGCCGGTCGGTACCGCTGGTCTCGATCACGGCAGGGTCGGTGATCAGGACGGTCGTCATGCGGTGACCGGGCAGGGCATCCGGTCTGCCGTCGAGCAGGCGGCCGAATCGGGAGAGCTGGACCCCAGGCAATTGCAGGGTGCCGTAGGAGAAGAGGTGATGGACGGCCTCGGCAGGTACGGTCGGATCAGTCACGGCGTGCAAGCTCCTTCAACGGGCGTGGGTTTCGTCAGGCGAGGCGAAATGGAGGGCGGTGCATATGCCGTCCGGACGCGGTTCACGGCCGGGTGCGGGATCTCGCCAAGGGCGTGGGGTATGTCGACGACCGAGAACAACAACGCGTGCCGTTCGGTCCGGTCGGCATCGACGATCAGCGTGAAGCGCTTGTGCCGCAATCGGCCCGCGCCGTGGAGAGTCGGCAGCCGCGGCGCCACGGCCATCTGGTGGGCGGCGTCGGTGTGGAGGGGTCCGGAATCTCCTCCGTGCAGGCGAACTCGGTTCGTTCGCAGTCCAGTTCGCTGCTCACCCCGCGCATTTCCGCACCAGCACGGCGGGGGAATTCGGGCCGCGCGCCGGGAGAGAGTCGGTTCTCCGGCGTGCCGCGCGCGGCTCCGGGGACCTGTCCACAGTCGATTCCGGTTCCGGGACAGGCGAACAGCGCGGTGTCGGGGGCATCCGCGGCGACGACGGGGAGGTCGGTTCACCGCGTGGGGTGCAGGTCGGTGCTCTGCGTGGAGGGCAGTTCCAGGCCGTCGGTCACGCAGGAGGGGACCAGGGCGTGCACCGGGGCGCGCTCCGCGCCGTCCGCTTGCGCGGTCGCGGTGACGCTGCTGTCGCCGAAGACCTACCGGTCGCCCCAGTCCAGCCTGGCGACCAGCAGAGGCAGGAGCGCAGTGCCGACCTCGGTGAGCGCATACTTGTAGCGCGCCGGACGCCGCTGGTTGAGGCTGCGGCCGAGGACTGCTTGGGCGGCGAGTCGACCCGGCCGCTTGCTGAGGACCTTGCGGGCCAGGCCGATCTCCGCGGCGAGCGCCTCGAGGCGGATGTGCCCGCGGGCGATCTCGCGCAGCGCAGGCACGTTCCACCAGTCCCCCAGGACCAGAGCCGCTTGGGCGATGCCGCAGGTCTCTTCGGTGTTGTGGATCCCCGGCCATAGTAGGTTCCTTTTCGGCACTCATTTTGTTCCCGAATGGAACTTACTACCTCGCCGACACAGGAGCACAGTCTGAGGAGGTGCACCATGACAGCCGCTCGCCAGGTCATCGCGCGGGAGATCATCGAGAGGCGAGGCACCCCGTGCTCGGCGTCCCCCGGCCAGCGCCAAGGCCCGCCGCGGCCTGCCCATCGCCAACCGCTCTTCCGCTACATCGTCGGAGTTGACGCCCACCTGCTGCCGGTCCCGATGATGTACATCCTCAACGGCGCCCAGGCGCCGCCGAACACGAGACCCTGGACAGGATCGTCGGCACAGTCACGGAACGATTTGACCGCACCCGCAGCACGCCGCTCTCCCCTTCGCGAAGCCGTAGACACCCCCACAGGGCCTGGCCGGTTGATCCCTGAGGACCAGACCCTGCGGACAGCCGTCCAGCGAGGCGCGAACCGGGTGGAGACGCCGTCGCTTTGAAGTCATTCGAAGTCAACGACCAGGCGGCCGACGACGTCGCCGCGGCCGAGAGCCTCCAGGTTCTCGTTGACGTCCTCCAGCTTGATCTTGGTGACGTTGTGCTTGACGAGGCCGGCATCCGCCAGGGCGAGTACCTCCGCGAGGTCCTCGTAGTTGCCCCAGAACGAGCCGAAGTAGGACCGCTCCGTCCCCACGAACGGGAACTGCGGAAGCTCGACGTGGTGGTCCATCAGACCGACGGACGCCACGATCCCTTCAGAGCCGAGCACGTCGAAGGCCATCGCGATGGCGTCCTTGCTGCCCACGCAGTCCAGCACGGCATCAAGCGTCCTGCTGCCGGTCAGCGACTCCAGCGTGTCCTGGATGGCCTCGGTCGACTTGCCCCTGACGTTGACCCCGTGGTCCGCCCCGTTCTCCTTCGCCACTTCCAGCTTGTTGTCCGAGCGGGTCAGGGCCACCACCGTCGCACCGCCGCCCAGCAGCTTCGCGTACTGGACCCCGTAGCTGCCCAGACCGCCGATACCTGTCACGCCGATGACACGTCCGGGCACCACCTTGCCCGTGTCACGCAGCTTCTTCATCGCACGGTACGGAGTGAGCCCCGCGTCCGTCATCGGGGCCAGGAACTCGGGATGCCGGGCGGCCTCCTCCGAGACCGGAATGGCATGGGCGTACTGCACCCCTATGTACTCGGCGTAACCTCCGGGCGGCCCGAACCCGACCCACCGGCCCGTGCCACTGCAGATCTGCTCGTTGCCCTCACGGCACTGACGGCACGTACCGTCGCCCCAACTCGTGAGGACCACGACCATGTCACCCTCGGAATAGCCCGGCGACTCCGGCACCGCGCTGCCCTTCCCCACCACACGACCGGCCACCTCATGGCCGGGTATGTAGGGGAAGTCCACAGGAAACGGACCCTTGAAGTAGCCCTCGATGAGCTGGAAGTCACTGCGGCACATGCCTACCGCGGCAACCTTCACCAGAACTTGGTCCGGGGCGGGTTCGGGAACGGGTACCTCCTCCAGCCGAAGAGGTTCGTTGTACCCGTGCATCCGCGCTGCTCGCATCTGCATGGGGCGCCTCGCTTTCCCTGGCCAGTAGTGGCACGCGCGACGACGGACAGACGAGGGTGGTCCGCCCGTGCCGACTCGCGGCAGGCCACTTGGACACGACCAGAGTCCCCCACCCATCCCGACTTCACACCCTGAATAAGCACACATATTCCATAAGAGGCACACGTATGGGACTTTCTCGGGCGCAACCTAATATGCAGCGAGTAATCGTTGACTTACAGATGGTACGCACGTCGATATCGTGGCCGCCCAGGGACCGTCCGCGTGATCTCGACATGCGGAGGCCGGGACGTCAACTGAAGAGATCGAACCAAACGCGCGATCGATGCCCTTAGGGTGATCTTGTGAATACCTGGGACGTTCTACCGGACAACGAGCGCCGCCAGTGGGTGTTGGATCCGTTCGTGAGCGTAGGGCCCCTGCGATTTGGGATGAGTCGTAGTGAGGTATCTGCGGAGCTGGGCGGTATCCAGGTGAACTGGGGTGTGCGCAGCGCACATGACGGAGCAGGTCACGACAGCTACTCCGAAGTGGGGCTGACGCTGCACTACGCGGCGGGTGATCAGTTGCGTGCTGTTCGGGTTGACGCCCTTGGCGGGCCGCAAGTCTTCGCGGGCGACACCGCGTTGGTCGGCCGGGTTCCCTCCGAGTTGGAGCGCTGGGTGGAAGTACGCGCCGAACGCCGAGAACCCGATCCCGAGCTCTTCTACCTACCCGGCGGGGAGATCGGGTCGGTGAGTCTCGGATTGGCGCTGTGCCTGCAGCGGGCCGGAGATCGGCTGCTCACCCGGCCGGTCTTCCTCTCCTCCGACACGATGGAAGACAGCTATGACAAGCTGGGCAGGGACGCGTGGGTCATCTCCTGAACCTGACGAGCAGGCTCACGTACGCAGCCAGATCAAAGCGATGCAAGCCAGGCCTCCGTGTCATCGGGATGACCGAAGTGGATCGTGTCGAGAGGGGCGAAGCGGGGATCGCGGACACGGTGACCGACTTCGCGGCGGCGCGTCCCGTGCTGCGACCAGGCCCACCAGACCGGGTGTTCCCGGCTCAGCCAGCCCGTCCAGGTTTCGCGGTTGCCGCCGAAGAGGGCTTCGCGTGTGACGGTGCGCCTGAAGGACCGACGCAGAACGCGGGGGATGATCACGCGTTTGGGATAGTCCAGCCAGATCACGGTGTCGGCCCTATCCCACAGCAGGTCACGGACTTCCGGATAGCCGAGGGAATCGATGATCCAGCGGGGCTCGGCCGTCAGACTGGATACGTCTTCGGTCAAATTGTTGTTGATGGCCCAGTTGGGGCCGTTGAAGTACAGCGCGTCCATCTCGTGGTAGGGCACGCCCAGACGACTGCTCAGGGCTTGAGCGAGCGTGGTTTTGCCCGCACCGGTGACACCCACCACCAAGATCCGTTCCACGGATGCACCCTATCCCGGCACCCTGGGAGGAACGCTCCCGCGCCCCTCCCCTGCCACCACCGGCTCACCAGATGACACGATGTATCGGGTGGCTCGGGGACCGAACGTACCCGCCCGGCCCGTCGACCACGACCGGCAGAGAAGAGCCGGGACACAAGAGGTGGTTCGGTGTTCCAGGCCGACGCCACTGCTCTCTTGAAAATGACCTGAGCTTGCGTGTATCGGTGCAGCTCAACCGGCCTCTTCGCGTGGGGTGACGGTGACATCGAGGCCGAGGGCGGCGAGTTGGGCGATGAGGCGGCGGGTGTGGCGTTCCTTGCCGAGCCGGTTGGTGAAGTGATCAGGACCGAGGTCTTGGTAGGGGACCATGTCGCGCAGGATGTGCCAGGCGGCGACCAGGATGGAGTGGCCGACCGCGACGGTGGCGCGCTTGCTGCCGCGGTGGGGAACGAGTCTTCGGTACTGGGCCCCGAGGTAGGTGCCCTTGCTTCGGGCGGCGGTGGCGCCGGCCAGGAACAGGGCGGTCTTGAGCCAGGTGTCGCCGTGACGGGTGCGCCCGGACAGTCGCTTGCCGGCCGACTCCTTGTTACCCGGGCACATCCCGGCCCAGGACGCGAGGTGCCCGGCGGTGGCGAAGCGGCCCATGTCCACGCCGACCTCGGCGATCAGGATCTGGGCCAGAGTCAGGCTGATCCCGGGGATCGTGATCAGCAGCTCGGTCTGCGCACGCAGGGGCAGCAGCTGCCGGTTGATTTCCTCACTCAGGCGGGCGATCCGTGCGTCGGCCTCGTCGATCGCGCGGAGCATCGAGGCGACCATGAACGCGTGGTGCTCGCTGAAGGCTCCGGTCAGTGCCCGGGTCAGCAGGGGCACTTTGCCCTGCAGGCTGCCCAACGCCAGCTCCGCCAGGACCTGGGGATCACGCTCGCCCGCGACCAGGGCGTCGAGCATGGCGCGCGCGGAGCGGCCGGTGATGTCGCTGACCACCGAGCTGAGCTTGATCCCGGCGTCTTCCAGGAACATCGCGAGCCGGTTGACGTCGCGGACCCGGTCGCGGGTGGTCTCGGTGCGGTACCGGGTCAGGTCCCGTAGCTGCCGGATGTCACGCGGCGGTACGAAGCTGGGCCGGACCAGGCCGTACTCGACCAGGCGGCAGATCCACTCGCAGTCCTTCACGTCGGTCTTGCGGCCCGGCACGGTCTTGATGTGCTGGGCGTTCAGCAGCCACGGCTCGACCCCCTCGGTGGCCTCCAGCAGGTAGAACAGGGGCTTCCAATAGGACGCGGTCGCCTCCATGCCCACCCGGGTGATCTGGTTGTCCACCAGCCAGTCCCGCAGTTCCAGCAGGCCGTCGCTCATCGTGGAAAACGTCCGCACCTCACGACGGGCCCGCTTCCCCGAACCCGGCAGCCGGATGCACACCTTGGCGTCCGTCTTGCTCAAGTCGATGCCCGCGCATCGCTCTTCCACCACGTCCACGAACCCTGCCCCTCCCAGTCGAACCGCGACGGGTACCCGCCCTTCCGAGGCCACAGGATTCAAAGACGCTCTCTTGCGTGCTCATGGCAACAACATTGGATTCCTGCACACGGCCCCCGCGTCCGACTGGCTATCGGGCTCACTCGCACCAAGCAGCAACGACGTCCTCCGGACGGGCACCCCGCCCCATTTTCCCGGCCCCGGGGTGCGGCCGACAGGCCGCGGGATGACTGGCTACTGTCGGGCCTCTGGGCAGTACCGGGCCTGCCGCCTAGAGCTTCTGCTGCCGGATGATGTCCTCCAGCGAGCCGCTGGGCAGAGAGCCGGTCGGGGACAGCTTGTCGACGGCCGCGGGAAGTGACTGGGCGATCTCGTCGGCGGCCTGCTGGGAGCTGACACCCGTCTGCTGAGCGACGTGTTCGAGGGTGGCGTTCGGCAGCGCCTCCGCGATCTGCGCCCCGCTGACGGGCTTGTTGTCGCCGGTGCCCAGCCAGGACTGCGCCTGATCAGCCAGGCCGGACTTCGTCAGCATGTCGAGGAGCCCGCCGAGCGGGTTGTTGCCGACCGCTGCCTGGCTGCCGGCCGCCTGACCGCCACCGGCCTGACCGCCCGCGCCCATCAGCGCACCGAGCAGCGCCCCGAGAATCTTTCCGCCGTTCCCGCCGCCACTACCGCTCTGACCGCCGCCGAGGAGTCCGCCGATGAGGGAGCCGAGGTCGTTACCCGCCATGGTGTTGCCTTTCACTGGAGGACCGGGCCGCGCAAGCAGCAGCGTGCCCGGCTCCGGGAGACATGAACAATGTCACCCGAATCGCCACATGTCGCTACTTAGCGCACGCACGCCGGAGGGCACTCGCTTCGCCACCCGGCAGCATTTGCCCCTTTCTCCCCGCAGAAGGCGGAGAGACGATGCCGACCCAGGTCGGCGCCGACAAACGTGGGCGACCCTCACCGTTCGGCACCTGAGCCCGGCGAGAACGACGTCGAACAGGAAGGGCCCGCGGCTCCTGGTGCTGAGCGCCAGCCTGGGCGGCGGACGCAGACCCGGGCGTGGCCGCGCAGTGGGCAGCGGTGTGAGAGGCCATGGCGCCTGCCACGGTGCCTGGCCCGGTCGCGACGGCGAAGACAGTCGACTGGCACCCCGCCGCCCGGTTCGGTTGTTCGGTCACTGCCGATCTTCGAAGCTCTCGCCCTCGCGCCACGCCGTGGGCCCGGGCACCGCAAGGCGACTCACCCGGGCCCAGCAACGCGAAAGCCAAAAAAGGTTCGGACACCGATGTCGAGAACACGCGTCCGGCTCCGTCCCAGGGGTGAACGTGCCGACAATGGGTCGCACGAGTAACTAGGAGAGCCACGATGGCCAAGTACCTGCTGCTCAAGCACTACCGCGGCGCCCCCGCTTCGGTCAACGACGTGCCGATGGACCAGTGGAGCCCGGAGGAGATCTCGGCGCATGTGCAGTACATGAACGACTTCGCAGCCCGGCTGGAGAAGACGGGCGAGTTCGTCGGCGGCCAGGCGCTCGCCGCCGAGGGAGCATGGGTCCGCTACGACGGTGCGGGGCGCCCGCCGGTCACGGACGGTCCGTTCGCAGAGACCAAGGACCTCATCGCCGGCTGGATGATCATCGACGTCGACAGCTACGAGCGCGCCGTCGAACTGGCCGGGGAGCTGTCGGCCGCCCCTGGGGCGGGCGGCAAGCCGATCCACGAGTGGCTGGAGGTGCGCCCGTTCCTGGCCGCGCCGCCCACCATCACGGAGTGATGTCACCGATGGACGAGGTCCTGCTCAGGAGCCTCACCCCGAGCGTGCTCACTGTCCTCGTCCGCCGCGGAGCAGACTTCGCGGCGGCCGAGGACGCCGTGCAGGACGCTCTGGTCGAGGCCGTCCGGGTGTGGGCGGCCGACCCGCCGCGGGATGCCAAGGGTTGGCTGATCACCGTGGCCTGGCGCAAGTTCCTCGACGCGACGCGCGCCGACGCCGCCCGCCGTCGGCGTGAGGACCGCGTCGAGGAGGAGCCGGCGCCCGGGCCGACGCCCGCGATGGACGACACGCTCCAGCTCTACTTCCTGTGCGCGCACCCGTCGCTGACCCCGGCATCGGCGGTCGCGCTCACGCTGCGCGCCGTCGGCGGGCTGACCACGCGCCAGATCGCCGAGGCCTACCTGGTGCCCGAGGCGACCATGGCGCAGCGCATCAGCCGGGCCAAGCGCACCGTGTCCGGTGTGCGCTTCGACCGGCCCGGCGACGTCGCCACCGTGCTGCGCGTTCTCTACCTCGTCTTCAACGAGGGCTACTCCGGGGACGTCGACCTGGCCGCCGAGGCCATCCGGCTCACCCGGCAGCTCGCGGCCCGTATCGACCACCCGGAGGTCGCCGGGCTGCTCGCCCTCATGCTGCTCCACCACGCCCGGCGTACCGCCCGGACCTCGTCCGACGGCAGCCTGGTGCCGCTCGCCGAGCAGGACCGCGGCCGGTGGGACACCGCATTGATCGCGGAGGGCGTCGGGATCCTCCAGGCGGCCCTCGCCCGCGACCGGCTGGGCGAGTACCAGGCCCAGGCCGCCGTCGCGGCACTCCACGCTGACGCGTCCGCCGCCGAGGAGACCGACTGGGTGCAGATCGTCGAGTGGTACGACGAGCTCGCGCGCCTGACCGACAGCCCCGTCGTCCGACTCAACCGCGCGGTCGCCGTCGGGGAGGCCGACGGAGCACGGGCCGGCCTGGCGGCGCTCGCGGTCCTGGACGCCTCGCTGCCCCGCCACGCTGCGGTGGCGGCGTACCTCCACGAGCGCGACGGTGACCTGGCGACAGCGGCACGGCTGTACGCCGAAGCGGCCCACAAGGCACCCAACCTCGCCGAGCGCGACCACCTGACGCGCCAGGCCGCCCGGCTCAACGCCCGCCGAGGTCAGTGAAGGGCACCACTGGGACTTTCCCTCAGCGCGGGGCGCACCCCATGGCGAGGGCGGTCACTTCACAATGAGTGGGCGGTTCGAGACCAGCCGCACAACGCGTTGGTGGCGGCGCGGCCCGGCTGGTGGCCGGGACGCGGGATGAGCGTCCCGGGCTGCGGTGAAATGAACAATGCGCGGCTGATGTGATCACGGCGTCGCAGCATCGACGCCGTTGCACGGCTGGACGTCGCCGCCGGCCGACCGCTGTGCTCTACCGCAACGACGGCG
Coding sequences:
- a CDS encoding RNA polymerase sigma factor, whose amino-acid sequence is MDEVLLRSLTPSVLTVLVRRGADFAAAEDAVQDALVEAVRVWAADPPRDAKGWLITVAWRKFLDATRADAARRRREDRVEEEPAPGPTPAMDDTLQLYFLCAHPSLTPASAVALTLRAVGGLTTRQIAEAYLVPEATMAQRISRAKRTVSGVRFDRPGDVATVLRVLYLVFNEGYSGDVDLAAEAIRLTRQLAARIDHPEVAGLLALMLLHHARRTARTSSDGSLVPLAEQDRGRWDTALIAEGVGILQAALARDRLGEYQAQAAVAALHADASAAEETDWVQIVEWYDELARLTDSPVVRLNRAVAVGEADGARAGLAALAVLDASLPRHAAVAAYLHERDGDLATAARLYAEAAHKAPNLAERDHLTRQAARLNARRGQ